One window of Bacteroides sp. AN502(2024) genomic DNA carries:
- a CDS encoding glycosyltransferase family 32 protein: MTMIPKTIHYCWFGHNPLPRSARKCIASWRKYLPDYEIREWNENNFDVNVVPYTAQAYTLGKYAFVSDYARFWILYREGGLYFDTDVEVIRPLDDLIAQGVFMGIEQSAHLVGVNPGLGLAAEPYHPFFREVLEHYATLVFTDAAGVPLPGTVVSHTTDCLRPHGWVAENRYQQVAGLHIYPNDYFNPLDDATGRLIITPNTRSVHWYAKTWVPHYGPVRRWVTRRVHRLFGVGSLTWLKRFIRI, from the coding sequence ATGACTATGATTCCCAAGACCATTCATTATTGCTGGTTCGGACACAATCCGTTACCGCGTTCCGCCCGGAAGTGTATCGCTTCGTGGCGGAAATACCTGCCCGATTACGAGATTAGGGAGTGGAACGAAAACAATTTCGATGTGAATGTGGTTCCCTATACCGCCCAAGCCTACACCTTGGGCAAGTATGCCTTTGTGAGCGATTATGCCCGCTTTTGGATACTGTATCGGGAGGGGGGATTGTATTTCGACACCGATGTGGAGGTGATACGTCCCTTGGATGATCTCATTGCACAGGGAGTCTTTATGGGTATAGAACAGTCTGCTCACCTTGTAGGAGTAAATCCCGGATTGGGATTGGCAGCTGAGCCCTATCATCCGTTTTTCCGGGAAGTGCTGGAACACTATGCGACCCTTGTCTTTACCGATGCCGCAGGTGTGCCCTTGCCCGGTACGGTAGTCAGCCATACCACCGACTGCCTGCGCCCTCATGGCTGGGTGGCGGAGAACCGTTATCAACAGGTAGCGGGACTCCACATTTATCCCAACGACTATTTTAACCCCTTGGACGATGCCACGGGACGGCTGATCATCACCCCGAATACCCGGAGCGTCCATTGGTACGCCAAGACATGGGTGCCTCATTACGGACCGGTACGCCGATGGGTCACCCGCCGGGTGCACCGCCTGTTCGGGGTGGGCAGCCTGACATGGCTCAAACGATTCATACGCATCTGA
- a CDS encoding EpsG family protein has product MDATLYQPLFLAGVMLFAIGIGGRYLASAGYALQERWHDFMLPLAISVVLVLWIGMRPVSPAFGDTVNYAREYRLMGVTDVPMDWKGEWIWQLFMASCKNSGLSIHVFFTLVEAGYILSVLWAVKRFMPGNPGLGMLFVCASLMFFSFGTNGLRNGLACHIVLLAMGLLFADKYAAAAALSLLAFGIHRSVALPIAATLAGMYLLRNPKHAVYVWIASIGVSLVAGESITGFFASLGFDDRMTSYTDDTNDMEQFSRTGFRWDFLLYSAMPVLMVWYVCVRKAASDSWYNVIAVVYCLCNAFWVMVIRSSFSNRFAYLSWFLYPIVIAYPLINLPVWEDQDRKTGQILLAYCGFTLFMQFFVWS; this is encoded by the coding sequence ATGGACGCTACACTCTACCAACCTCTTTTCCTCGCGGGTGTCATGCTCTTTGCCATCGGCATCGGTGGGCGTTACCTCGCATCGGCGGGTTACGCCCTGCAAGAGCGGTGGCACGATTTCATGCTACCGCTCGCCATAAGCGTTGTATTGGTGCTTTGGATCGGCATGCGCCCCGTCAGTCCGGCATTCGGCGACACGGTAAACTACGCCCGGGAATACAGGCTTATGGGCGTTACCGATGTACCGATGGACTGGAAGGGTGAATGGATTTGGCAACTGTTCATGGCGAGTTGCAAAAACAGCGGACTGAGCATCCATGTGTTCTTCACGTTGGTGGAGGCGGGATACATCCTCTCTGTGCTGTGGGCGGTGAAACGGTTCATGCCGGGGAATCCGGGGTTGGGCATGCTGTTTGTCTGCGCCTCGCTCATGTTCTTCAGTTTCGGCACCAACGGACTGCGCAACGGTCTGGCGTGCCACATCGTGCTGCTGGCAATGGGTCTTCTCTTTGCCGACAAATATGCGGCTGCCGCCGCACTATCCCTATTGGCTTTCGGAATCCACCGCAGCGTGGCTTTGCCCATAGCCGCCACCCTGGCAGGCATGTATCTGTTAAGGAATCCCAAACATGCCGTCTATGTATGGATAGCGTCCATCGGCGTGTCATTGGTGGCGGGAGAGAGCATTACCGGATTTTTCGCCTCCTTGGGGTTCGACGACCGCATGACGAGCTATACCGATGACACCAACGACATGGAACAGTTCTCGCGAACCGGCTTCCGCTGGGATTTCCTGCTTTATAGCGCCATGCCGGTGCTGATGGTGTGGTATGTCTGTGTCAGGAAAGCGGCATCGGACTCGTGGTATAACGTCATCGCCGTGGTCTATTGCCTGTGCAATGCCTTTTGGGTGATGGTAATCCGCAGTTCGTTCAGCAACCGCTTCGCCTATCTGTCGTGGTTTCTCTACCCCATCGTCATAGCCTACCCGCTTATCAACCTTCCCGTATGGGAAGACCAGGACCGCAAGACCGGACAGATTCTGCTGGCTTATTGCGGCTTTACCCTATTCATGCAATTTTTCGTTTGGTCCTGA
- a CDS encoding glycosyltransferase family 2 protein: MKTLTVFTPTYNRAHTLERTYRSLCSQTCKDFEWMVIDDGSTDDTRTLIARLANEDRLTIHYIHKENGGLHTGYNTAYANIRTPLCVCVDSDDYMPPRAVELILDTWRKRGSDRYAGIIGLDHYAETDRPIGGGFPDGLKECYLLDLYTHDIHYGDTKQVMRTELMRRVAPQTGFEGERFFNPIYMLLQVCDEYPLLVLNENLCMVDYGVGDNMSRAIFRQYTDSPRSFAKLRLQAMSLKRSTFAYRLRAAIHYVAECLIARDGDWLRNSPRKLTTLCMAPLGMALWAYIRYRVWRMERGKKTIIENNK, encoded by the coding sequence ATGAAGACACTGACCGTTTTTACCCCTACTTACAACCGGGCACATACCTTGGAACGTACCTATCGCAGCCTGTGCAGCCAGACCTGCAAGGACTTCGAATGGATGGTGATAGACGACGGGTCTACCGACGACACGCGTACGCTCATCGCCCGCCTTGCCAACGAAGACCGGCTGACGATACATTATATCCATAAGGAAAACGGCGGACTCCATACCGGATACAACACCGCCTACGCCAATATCCGCACGCCGCTCTGTGTCTGTGTGGACAGCGATGACTACATGCCTCCCCGTGCCGTGGAGCTGATATTGGACACGTGGCGCAAGCGGGGCAGCGACCGCTATGCAGGCATCATCGGTTTGGATCACTATGCCGAAACCGACCGCCCCATAGGGGGCGGGTTTCCCGATGGATTGAAGGAATGTTACCTGCTCGACCTTTACACGCACGACATCCACTATGGTGACACCAAACAGGTGATGCGCACGGAACTGATGCGCCGCGTGGCGCCGCAAACGGGATTTGAAGGCGAAAGGTTCTTCAACCCCATCTACATGTTGCTGCAAGTATGCGATGAGTATCCCTTGCTGGTACTTAACGAAAATCTCTGCATGGTGGACTACGGGGTGGGCGACAACATGTCGCGCGCCATCTTCCGCCAGTATACAGACAGCCCGCGCAGCTTTGCCAAACTCCGCTTGCAAGCCATGAGTCTGAAACGGAGCACGTTCGCCTACAGGCTTCGCGCCGCGATCCACTATGTGGCGGAATGCCTCATCGCACGCGACGGCGATTGGCTCAGGAACTCACCCCGAAAGCTGACAACCCTCTGCATGGCACCTCTCGGTATGGCACTTTGGGCATATATACGCTATCGCGTGTGGCGGATGGAAAGAGGAAAGAAAACAATAATAGAAAACAATAAATGA
- a CDS encoding glycosyltransferase family 4 protein, producing the protein MKIVYIINQLNLFGGVERIIADKANALAEEYGHEVTIICLCQKEGVGNAYPCSPLVKQINLGLEKFEFPALPREKPFMYIYAILRWYYRCLHRVRTVLRGIKPDITIVPTQVGRPGVYFRTYSIIESHMYFPKKKLRWRHVLNWGPLEYATRRCKALITLTHHEVSHWDKARRVEVIPNFTNIKPIAPCNVGAKRAMAAGRLTDQKGFDLLIDAWRIVKQQHPDWQLDIYGEGSEKNRLMQQIETNELADAVLLHQPTKEIAREYAVHSMFILSSRSEGFPLVLLEAITCGMPCVAFDCPTGPAEMIDHEMNGILVPFENLPREEQVSGLAAAICRMMEKTDEERAQMGKAAMEKAKLFGKDVIMARWDKLFHEVAGK; encoded by the coding sequence ATGAAAATTGTGTATATCATAAATCAATTGAATCTGTTCGGAGGTGTGGAGCGGATCATAGCGGATAAAGCAAATGCTCTTGCCGAGGAATATGGTCATGAGGTCACCATTATCTGCCTCTGCCAGAAAGAGGGGGTGGGTAACGCCTATCCTTGTTCCCCACTCGTCAAACAAATCAATTTGGGACTCGAAAAGTTTGAATTCCCCGCTTTACCCCGTGAAAAGCCCTTTATGTATATTTATGCCATCCTTCGATGGTACTACCGATGCTTACATCGGGTTCGGACCGTATTGCGGGGTATTAAGCCGGATATCACAATCGTACCCACACAGGTGGGACGTCCGGGCGTATATTTCCGCACTTATTCCATCATCGAGTCACACATGTACTTTCCTAAGAAAAAGCTTCGATGGCGACACGTCTTGAATTGGGGACCTTTGGAATATGCGACACGCCGCTGTAAGGCATTGATCACATTGACCCACCACGAGGTATCCCACTGGGACAAAGCACGCCGGGTAGAGGTGATACCCAACTTTACCAATATTAAACCAATCGCTCCATGCAACGTGGGAGCAAAACGTGCCATGGCTGCCGGGCGATTGACCGATCAGAAAGGATTCGACCTGCTGATAGATGCTTGGCGTATCGTAAAGCAACAACACCCCGACTGGCAGCTCGATATCTATGGAGAAGGTTCGGAGAAGAACCGACTGATGCAACAAATCGAAACCAATGAACTGGCCGATGCGGTTTTGCTACATCAGCCCACCAAGGAGATAGCACGCGAATATGCAGTCCACAGCATGTTTATCCTAAGTTCTCGCTCCGAAGGTTTCCCATTAGTGTTGCTCGAAGCCATAACCTGCGGCATGCCTTGCGTGGCGTTCGATTGCCCCACCGGACCTGCCGAGATGATAGACCACGAAATGAACGGCATACTGGTTCCATTCGAGAATCTGCCGCGAGAGGAACAGGTGAGCGGGTTGGCTGCCGCCATCTGCCGCATGATGGAGAAAACCGACGAAGAACGTGCGCAAATGGGTAAAGCGGCCATGGAAAAAGCAAAACTATTCGGAAAGGATGTGATTATGGCAAGGTGGGATAAGCTGTTCCATGAAGTGGCAGGAAAGTAA
- a CDS encoding glycosyltransferase has protein sequence MKILHFITSLRTGGAEQLMSDLLPRLRDAGNAVKLLLMDGTHTPIYEQIEQMGIPIHSLGNGESAMHNPLLLLRLRRYLKANAFEVLHAHNTPCQLLLALASDCCPTAKFVTTEHNTTNRRRTWRWYRPVDQWMYHHYSCIICVSTKAEETLRTSLSNNFPADRICTVPNGVDTERFAHALPNSELDERYAGKHLVLMAAAFRKQKDQPTLIRAMRWLPADYQLLLAGEGECLTACKELAKQTGVDDRTTFLGLRSDVPSLLKTAEVVVMSSHYEGLPLFAIEAMASGAPFVATDVDGLHEIASGAAIVFPHEDDRCLAEQIEKLCEDETSAREVAARCRERAGLYGIERMVKGYLQVYESLFKDSL, from the coding sequence ATGAAAATATTGCATTTTATCACGTCTCTGCGTACAGGCGGAGCGGAACAACTGATGAGTGACCTGCTGCCTCGATTACGCGATGCCGGAAATGCCGTGAAGCTGTTGTTGATGGACGGCACACATACGCCTATCTACGAGCAGATAGAGCAAATGGGTATTCCCATCCATTCGTTGGGCAACGGCGAAAGTGCCATGCACAACCCCTTACTCTTGCTTCGGTTGAGGCGCTATCTCAAAGCAAACGCTTTCGAGGTGCTTCATGCGCACAACACGCCCTGCCAACTCCTACTCGCTTTGGCAAGCGACTGTTGCCCCACCGCAAAGTTCGTGACCACCGAACACAACACCACCAACCGCCGACGGACATGGCGTTGGTACCGCCCCGTCGACCAATGGATGTATCACCACTATAGCTGTATTATCTGCGTCAGCACCAAAGCCGAAGAGACACTCCGCACCTCGCTTAGCAACAATTTCCCAGCGGATCGCATCTGCACCGTGCCCAACGGTGTAGACACCGAACGGTTTGCCCATGCCCTCCCCAACAGCGAGCTGGACGAACGGTATGCCGGCAAACACTTGGTGCTGATGGCAGCGGCGTTCCGTAAACAGAAAGACCAGCCCACCCTGATACGTGCCATGCGGTGGCTACCCGCGGATTATCAACTACTGCTGGCAGGCGAGGGGGAATGTCTCACTGCCTGCAAGGAGTTGGCAAAGCAGACGGGAGTAGACGATAGAACGACTTTCTTAGGGCTACGGAGTGATGTGCCGTCGTTATTGAAAACGGCAGAGGTAGTCGTGATGTCATCACACTACGAGGGGCTTCCTCTCTTTGCCATCGAAGCTATGGCATCGGGAGCGCCTTTCGTGGCTACCGATGTGGACGGGCTGCATGAGATAGCCTCGGGTGCGGCAATTGTTTTCCCGCATGAAGACGATCGTTGCCTTGCCGAACAAATCGAGAAATTATGTGAGGACGAGACATCGGCGCGGGAGGTTGCCGCCCGTTGCCGGGAACGCGCCGGGCTGTATGGCATTGAGCGTATGGTAAAAGGCTATCTGCAAGTATATGAATCGTTATTTAAGGATTCCTTATAA
- a CDS encoding TonB-dependent receptor, producing MEKDFPFSSTGRRCIVALMCIFVSALVYAQQQKISVSIKELPLKEAISQIAEKASMNVAYSKEFVDTSRKVSLEVKNTDVNKALTLLLKGTKIGFRFLDDSILFYNKEFQNKSTSETADSQESKRELYVKGKVTDENAEPIIGATVSVKGSATGTITDINGQYSIKVPYGSTLRYSYVGYREESIIAKETTVNVVMKENAVSLEDVVVVGYGVQKKVNVTGAVSMVKAEAIENRPIANVTTGLQGLLPGVSIVSSSGQPGAVPSINIRGTGTINSSTAPLILIDGVAGGDINLLNPSDIESVSVLKDAASSAIYGARAANGVILVTTKKGEKKERVVFQYNGYAGFQTPTALPELVNGREYMELSNEAMSAAGFSKPYTQEAFDKYGSGLYSNEYSNTDWIDEIYKSRAFQTGHNVSARGGSEKTGFFMSYGFLDQDGLIVGDGYSSKRHNARISVNTEVYNRLKLNGQMSYVDFYKKDLGYSGTSGVFRLSQRMSPLLPVKWQIPDENGRMVDSENWSYGSVRNPLQVAYESGMEERKTRVLNGIFNADLKIIDGLNVGMQYSTNIYTRQVDEFNPKMLSYYSDGSPLKANEDAKDYISQSHLDIMTQTLQFTLNFNKALGCHELGALLGFSQEWENRSTLGATRDNVMVEDIHVISAGMINFMNSGTKDEWALRSYFGRVNYAFDDKYLFEANLRADGTSRFAKGNRWGYFPSFSAGWNFSREKFMEFATSVLSSGKLRASWGELGNQNIPGNYYPYLSPIITEESYPIGASNTPVMGLWQNKIGNPDIKWETIRMINFGVDLSFLSNRLNVDFDWYKKENIDALVRPDVPAIVGVSSSNVGYVNLGKIDVKGWELNLSWRDKIGNVNYNLGFNLSDARNKITDLGGTPESLTSTASGSYRRVGDPIGAFYGYLTDGLAQVYDFESVNTTTGKYQKPKFPLVASQNGIVQPGDIKYRDISGPDGAPDGVIDDYDKVVFGEKEPHYTYAIKGGLEWKGIDFSFYLQGVGKVAGYLEDEARHAFINDYSIPKKEHLDRWTPMNPDASYPRLYQSQEHNRLFSDYWKEDASYLRLKNIQIGYRLPARMVAPLGINSLRVYASADNLFTKTNYFGAYDPEVRTTSGDVYPQVKTYVFGLSITF from the coding sequence ATGGAAAAAGATTTTCCTTTTTCATCCACCGGCAGGAGGTGTATTGTAGCCCTAATGTGCATATTTGTCTCAGCTCTTGTTTATGCACAGCAGCAAAAAATATCAGTTAGTATCAAAGAGCTTCCTCTTAAAGAAGCTATCAGTCAGATAGCAGAGAAAGCATCGATGAATGTAGCCTATAGCAAAGAATTTGTAGATACGAGTAGGAAAGTGTCATTGGAGGTGAAAAACACAGATGTAAACAAAGCATTAACTCTTTTGCTAAAAGGGACTAAGATTGGGTTCCGTTTCCTGGATGACAGCATTTTATTTTATAATAAAGAATTTCAAAATAAAAGCACGTCTGAAACTGCTGATTCGCAAGAGAGTAAGAGGGAACTGTATGTGAAAGGTAAAGTTACTGATGAGAATGCAGAACCGATAATCGGAGCCACCGTGTCTGTGAAAGGATCGGCTACAGGTACAATAACTGATATCAATGGTCAGTATTCCATCAAAGTACCCTATGGGAGTACACTTCGGTATTCATACGTCGGTTATCGTGAAGAAAGCATCATAGCGAAAGAAACGACAGTAAACGTAGTGATGAAAGAGAATGCTGTCAGCTTGGAAGATGTAGTAGTTGTGGGTTATGGCGTACAAAAGAAAGTGAATGTAACAGGTGCTGTATCTATGGTTAAAGCGGAGGCTATTGAGAATAGACCTATTGCTAACGTAACTACGGGGTTACAAGGGTTGTTGCCTGGAGTTAGCATCGTTTCTTCTTCGGGACAGCCGGGTGCTGTGCCTAGTATCAACATTCGTGGCACGGGAACCATCAACAGTAGTACAGCGCCTTTGATCTTGATTGATGGGGTAGCTGGGGGAGACATCAATTTATTGAATCCTTCGGACATTGAAAGTGTATCAGTGCTGAAAGATGCCGCCTCATCAGCCATTTATGGAGCACGTGCCGCCAATGGTGTTATTCTTGTAACTACTAAAAAGGGAGAAAAGAAAGAACGGGTAGTATTCCAATATAACGGATATGCCGGATTTCAGACTCCCACAGCATTACCGGAGCTTGTTAACGGAAGAGAATACATGGAACTCTCCAACGAAGCCATGAGTGCTGCCGGATTTTCCAAGCCCTATACACAGGAGGCTTTCGATAAATATGGTTCGGGACTGTACTCCAATGAATATTCCAATACTGACTGGATTGACGAAATATACAAAAGTCGGGCTTTTCAGACGGGGCATAATGTGAGTGCACGGGGTGGAAGCGAGAAAACCGGATTTTTTATGTCGTATGGTTTCTTGGATCAGGATGGGCTGATTGTAGGTGACGGATATAGTTCCAAAAGACATAATGCGCGTATCAGTGTAAACACAGAAGTGTACAATCGTCTGAAACTGAATGGACAGATGAGCTATGTCGATTTCTACAAAAAGGACTTAGGTTATAGTGGCACATCAGGGGTATTTCGCCTGTCACAGCGTATGTCTCCGCTACTTCCTGTCAAGTGGCAAATTCCTGACGAAAACGGCCGGATGGTAGATAGCGAGAATTGGTCGTATGGTTCGGTGCGTAACCCCTTGCAGGTAGCCTATGAGTCGGGAATGGAAGAACGGAAAACTCGTGTGCTCAATGGAATATTCAATGCAGATCTCAAAATTATAGACGGATTGAATGTCGGTATGCAGTACTCTACTAATATATACACCCGCCAGGTGGATGAGTTTAACCCGAAGATGTTGTCTTATTATTCGGACGGTAGCCCGTTGAAAGCAAATGAAGATGCCAAAGACTATATTTCCCAAAGCCATCTCGATATTATGACCCAAACGTTGCAGTTCACCCTGAACTTTAATAAAGCTCTAGGATGCCACGAGTTAGGAGCGTTGTTGGGATTTTCGCAGGAATGGGAAAACCGAAGCACATTGGGTGCTACGCGTGATAATGTGATGGTTGAAGATATTCACGTTATCAGCGCCGGAATGATTAATTTCATGAATAGCGGAACAAAAGATGAGTGGGCTTTGCGCTCTTACTTTGGCCGTGTCAACTATGCTTTTGACGATAAATATTTGTTTGAAGCCAACCTGCGTGCCGACGGAACTTCAAGATTTGCTAAGGGGAATCGTTGGGGATATTTTCCATCGTTCTCGGCAGGATGGAACTTTTCACGTGAAAAATTCATGGAGTTTGCTACTTCGGTATTGAGCTCGGGTAAGTTGCGTGCTTCTTGGGGTGAGTTGGGAAATCAAAATATTCCCGGTAATTACTATCCCTACTTGTCGCCTATCATTACCGAGGAGTCCTATCCTATCGGAGCTTCTAATACACCTGTTATGGGACTTTGGCAGAACAAAATCGGTAATCCCGATATCAAGTGGGAAACCATTCGCATGATTAATTTTGGAGTAGACCTTAGTTTTTTGAGTAATAGACTGAATGTGGACTTTGATTGGTATAAGAAAGAAAATATTGACGCGTTGGTTCGTCCCGATGTTCCGGCTATTGTCGGGGTTTCCAGCAGTAACGTGGGCTATGTCAATCTTGGTAAGATTGATGTCAAAGGATGGGAACTCAATCTGTCATGGCGTGATAAGATCGGAAATGTAAATTACAATCTCGGGTTCAATCTGTCGGACGCCCGTAATAAGATCACCGATTTGGGCGGAACTCCGGAGTCTCTGACCAGTACGGCTTCCGGTTCGTATCGTCGGGTAGGTGATCCGATAGGTGCTTTCTATGGTTATCTTACGGATGGGTTGGCACAAGTGTATGACTTCGAATCGGTGAATACAACTACAGGTAAGTATCAGAAACCAAAATTTCCTCTTGTTGCCTCACAAAATGGCATTGTACAGCCCGGAGATATTAAGTATCGGGACATCAGTGGTCCTGACGGTGCTCCCGACGGGGTGATTGATGACTACGACAAAGTGGTGTTTGGCGAGAAAGAGCCCCATTACACCTATGCAATCAAGGGTGGTTTGGAATGGAAAGGTATAGACTTCAGTTTCTATTTGCAAGGTGTAGGTAAAGTTGCCGGTTACCTTGAGGATGAGGCTCGGCATGCATTTATTAATGACTACTCGATCCCTAAAAAAGAACATCTTGACAGGTGGACGCCTATGAATCCAGATGCTTCTTATCCCAGACTTTATCAGTCGCAGGAGCACAACAGGCTCTTCAGTGACTACTGGAAAGAGGATGCATCGTACTTGCGTCTGAAGAATATTCAGATAGGTTATCGTCTTCCTGCCCGGATGGTGGCACCTCTTGGTATTAATAGTCTTAGAGTATATGCCTCGGCAGATAACTTGTTTACTAAAACCAATTACTTCGGGGCTTATGATCCTGAAGTGAGGACCACCAGCGGAGATGTCTATCCGCAAGTAAAAACCTATGTTTTTGGATTATCAATAACATTCTAA
- a CDS encoding RagB/SusD family nutrient uptake outer membrane protein, with the protein MKYLKYFLIIALFGIVTSCSDFLDRTNPNEPDNVTFWVNEEQLKNALPPCYEALQKDYLVNWSESTAETVMWGNITSGLSKVSGGKHSYTDGFPFTTYWTGAYSYIYRCNNFLDNYNKAQVVQNKKDVYAAEVKTIRALMYFYLTTFWGDVPWVGEVIQPEDAYIERTPREKVIDQLVEDLKWAAERMPEERYTGDKLGRFDRWGALAILARIALQNERWELAAKTSEYIIENSPYGLYEYEKLFHHEGDVENDPKNIEAIVYSLFVPEVRTQSLPNETCSPTDYIRLNPTKSLVDAYLCTDGKPAKTGLEYYKKIGVQTSSLYKSPEEHYADYFQNRDPRMKMTLYAPGDKWPGGDDGDPDTDKANEIFNLPRFASLQDNNRVGANSRTGFYLKKYNDIDLAGSSVGGHGNLNVIRFAEILLIYAEATFELQGKKLTQTQIDYSINRLRDRVNMHRMNLDELSAWGMDLETELRRERRIELAGEGTRYADVMRWREGELRFGRAITGPSLKVCMNDLGANPYPDTGVDEFGDVIYEKSTAEGGARYFDAAKHYLWPVPNPERQKNPLLGQNPGWEK; encoded by the coding sequence ATGAAATACTTAAAATACTTTTTAATCATTGCTTTATTTGGTATAGTTACCTCATGTAGCGATTTCCTGGATAGAACGAACCCTAACGAGCCGGACAATGTAACATTCTGGGTAAATGAAGAGCAGCTTAAAAATGCTTTGCCACCCTGCTATGAAGCTTTACAAAAAGACTATCTCGTGAATTGGAGTGAATCGACGGCCGAAACAGTTATGTGGGGGAATATTACTAGTGGACTAAGTAAGGTTTCGGGAGGCAAGCACTCTTATACTGACGGTTTTCCTTTTACTACCTATTGGACAGGAGCGTATAGCTATATTTATCGCTGCAATAATTTTTTAGACAATTATAATAAAGCTCAAGTGGTTCAAAACAAAAAAGACGTTTATGCTGCAGAAGTAAAAACTATCCGGGCGCTTATGTACTTTTACCTCACGACATTTTGGGGAGATGTACCTTGGGTAGGAGAAGTTATCCAACCCGAAGATGCATATATCGAACGTACTCCCAGAGAGAAAGTCATTGACCAACTTGTCGAGGATTTGAAATGGGCAGCAGAGCGTATGCCTGAAGAAAGGTATACAGGCGATAAACTGGGAAGATTTGACCGCTGGGGCGCTTTAGCCATATTGGCACGTATCGCTTTGCAGAACGAAAGGTGGGAACTGGCTGCAAAAACGAGTGAATATATCATCGAAAACAGCCCCTATGGCTTGTATGAATACGAAAAACTATTTCATCACGAAGGGGATGTCGAGAATGATCCGAAGAATATCGAAGCCATCGTATATAGCCTTTTTGTACCCGAGGTCCGTACACAAAGTTTACCTAATGAGACTTGTAGCCCGACAGACTATATACGTCTCAATCCAACGAAGTCGTTGGTGGATGCTTATTTGTGTACAGACGGTAAACCGGCAAAAACCGGATTGGAATATTATAAAAAGATTGGTGTGCAGACCTCATCATTATACAAGTCGCCTGAAGAGCATTATGCTGATTATTTCCAAAACAGGGATCCTAGAATGAAGATGACTTTATATGCTCCGGGTGACAAATGGCCGGGAGGAGATGACGGTGACCCTGATACAGATAAGGCCAACGAGATATTTAATCTACCTCGTTTTGCTTCATTACAAGACAATAACCGTGTGGGAGCAAATAGCCGTACAGGTTTCTATCTGAAAAAGTATAACGACATTGATTTGGCCGGCTCAAGTGTAGGTGGACACGGTAATCTCAATGTCATCCGTTTTGCCGAAATCTTGCTGATTTATGCTGAAGCCACCTTCGAACTACAAGGCAAGAAACTGACACAAACACAGATTGATTACTCCATCAACAGACTTAGAGATCGTGTGAATATGCATCGTATGAACCTTGACGAACTTAGTGCATGGGGGATGGATCTCGAAACCGAATTGAGAAGAGAACGTCGTATTGAATTGGCGGGTGAAGGTACAAGATATGCCGATGTGATGCGCTGGCGTGAAGGTGAACTTCGTTTTGGACGTGCCATCACCGGTCCCAGCCTGAAAGTATGTATGAACGATTTGGGTGCCAACCCGTATCCCGATACCGGAGTAGATGAATTTGGCGATGTAATTTACGAAAAGTCTACCGCAGAAGGTGGAGCACGCTACTTCGATGCAGCGAAACATTATTTGTGGCCTGTGCCTAATCCCGAACGTCAGAAAAATCCTTTGTTAGGACAAAATCCAGGATGGGAAAAGTAA